In Sphingomonas sp. PAMC26645, one DNA window encodes the following:
- a CDS encoding MFS transporter, giving the protein MAAAYQSHPEIADALAMKRRGLTLALLTFTYFFSYMDRQILAILLERIKADLLLTDTQLGLLSGLVFAIFYATLGIPVARLADRTSRRNIIAASLTIWSAMTALCGLAQNFTQLMLFRIGVGIGEAGSSPPSHSIIADLYPPEKRASAMAVYSLGVVLGAGFGTLIGGVVAHSYGWRIAMMTVGLPGIVLALLVRLFMVEPRRGLSDAARAVAKPMPSVAQGFASMWASAPARHLVVGVTLTSMIGYALTGWGPSYIQRSLGISMLDISRYIALPGALFGAISALAGGKIADVLAKRHGLHVQAWVVLVMKGLSLPFALAFYLIDSPVVAIGSYFVSLIFANSYLGPSFALIQHLAPLQIRAMWAAITLLVINLVGLGLGPTLVGWLSDLLKPGFGEDSLRYALIIIVLMTPWALFHYWRAGVLLKRAEDAAR; this is encoded by the coding sequence ATGGCCGCAGCGTATCAGTCCCATCCCGAGATCGCCGACGCATTGGCGATGAAGCGACGGGGCCTGACGCTCGCGCTGCTCACCTTCACCTATTTCTTCAGCTACATGGACCGCCAGATTCTCGCGATCCTGCTCGAGCGGATCAAGGCGGACCTGCTGCTGACCGATACGCAGCTCGGGCTGCTGTCCGGACTCGTGTTCGCGATCTTCTATGCGACGTTGGGCATTCCGGTCGCACGGCTGGCCGATCGGACCAGCCGTCGCAACATCATTGCCGCCAGCCTGACGATCTGGAGCGCGATGACCGCGCTGTGCGGGCTCGCACAGAACTTCACGCAGCTGATGCTGTTCCGGATCGGCGTCGGCATCGGCGAGGCGGGGTCGAGCCCGCCAAGCCATTCGATCATCGCCGATCTCTACCCGCCCGAGAAGCGCGCGAGCGCGATGGCCGTGTATTCGCTCGGCGTGGTGCTCGGTGCAGGGTTCGGGACGCTGATCGGCGGAGTCGTCGCGCATAGCTATGGCTGGCGGATCGCGATGATGACCGTCGGTCTGCCGGGGATCGTGCTCGCCCTGCTGGTCCGCCTGTTCATGGTCGAGCCCCGCCGCGGCCTGTCCGATGCGGCGCGCGCAGTGGCGAAGCCGATGCCGAGCGTCGCGCAGGGGTTTGCGTCGATGTGGGCGAGTGCACCGGCGCGGCATCTGGTGGTCGGCGTGACGTTGACCTCGATGATCGGCTACGCGCTGACCGGCTGGGGACCGAGCTATATCCAGCGATCACTTGGCATCTCGATGCTTGATATCTCACGCTACATCGCGTTGCCGGGTGCGTTGTTCGGCGCGATCTCTGCGCTCGCAGGCGGCAAGATAGCCGACGTGCTCGCCAAGCGTCACGGGCTCCACGTCCAGGCTTGGGTCGTCCTCGTGATGAAGGGCCTGTCGCTCCCGTTCGCGCTCGCATTCTACCTGATCGATTCGCCGGTAGTCGCGATCGGCAGCTATTTCGTGTCGTTGATCTTCGCGAACTCGTATCTCGGGCCGAGCTTCGCACTGATCCAGCACCTTGCCCCGTTGCAAATCCGCGCGATGTGGGCGGCGATCACGCTGCTCGTCATCAACCTGGTCGGGCTGGGGCTCGGGCCGACGCTGGTCGGGTGGCTCAGCGATCTGCTCAAGCCCGGGTTCGGCGAGGATTCGCTGCGCTACGCGCTGATCATCATCGTGCTGATGACCCCCTGGGCACTGTTCCACTATTGGCGCGCAGGGGTTCTGCTCAAGCGAGCGGAGGATGCTGCGAGGTAG
- a CDS encoding TetR/AcrR family transcriptional regulator, producing MKVPAEASDESEQGTKRFRAKRDAILAAAAEAINEQSAKGMTFADVARRVGLNTTSVTYYFKRKEDLAAAAFENTLESLIAMLDVAAEEATPEERVRRYLALNMDRLGRIQRGEEKAFAVLSDLRATEEPMRGRLMAGWREVFRRTRLLWGPTASRAQTDLNGARAHVLLENTFWLPIWLTRYEPDQYGRVEERLMDVFAHGIAGKDAKWSPALLDLSHDEAEPGREAFLLAATRLINELGYRGASVQKIASELNVTKGSFYHHLDAKDDLVIACYRRSFDTIADAQSRGEAEGGSYWHKLSSTVATLLDVQFAERGPLLRTTALSGLPVGVRNAMVDRSNGIARRYAGMMMDGIGEGSIRAVDALIAAQALMALQNAAFDMRKWASTMPRERAIAMYASTLMFGLFDDRMAKA from the coding sequence ATGAAGGTTCCGGCAGAGGCCAGCGACGAGAGCGAACAGGGGACCAAGCGCTTCCGTGCGAAGCGTGATGCGATCCTCGCCGCGGCGGCAGAAGCGATCAACGAGCAGAGTGCCAAGGGCATGACGTTCGCGGACGTGGCGCGTCGCGTCGGGCTCAATACCACGAGCGTTACCTATTATTTCAAGCGCAAGGAAGACCTTGCAGCAGCGGCGTTCGAGAACACCCTCGAATCGCTGATCGCGATGCTCGACGTCGCGGCGGAAGAAGCGACGCCGGAGGAACGCGTTCGGCGCTATCTCGCGCTCAACATGGACCGGCTCGGGCGGATCCAGCGCGGCGAGGAGAAGGCGTTCGCGGTCCTCTCCGATCTGCGCGCCACCGAGGAGCCGATGCGCGGGCGACTGATGGCGGGCTGGCGCGAGGTATTCCGTCGCACGCGGCTGCTATGGGGTCCGACCGCGTCGCGTGCGCAAACCGATCTCAACGGCGCGCGCGCGCATGTGCTGCTGGAAAACACGTTCTGGCTGCCGATCTGGCTGACGCGGTACGAGCCCGACCAGTACGGCCGTGTCGAGGAACGCCTGATGGACGTGTTCGCACACGGCATCGCGGGCAAGGACGCCAAATGGTCCCCCGCCCTGCTTGATCTCAGCCATGACGAAGCGGAGCCGGGCCGCGAGGCGTTCTTGCTCGCCGCGACGCGTTTGATCAATGAACTCGGCTATCGCGGCGCTTCGGTGCAGAAGATCGCTTCCGAGCTGAACGTCACCAAGGGCAGTTTCTACCACCATCTCGATGCGAAGGACGACCTAGTCATCGCGTGCTACCGCCGTAGCTTCGACACGATCGCCGATGCGCAGAGCCGCGGCGAGGCCGAGGGCGGCAGTTACTGGCACAAGCTGTCGAGCACCGTTGCGACCTTGCTCGACGTGCAGTTCGCCGAACGCGGGCCGTTGCTGCGTACCACCGCGCTGAGCGGATTGCCGGTCGGCGTACGCAACGCGATGGTCGATCGCTCGAACGGCATCGCGCGACGCTATGCGGGCATGATGATGGACGGCATCGGCGAAGGCTCGATCCGCGCGGTGGATGCGCTGATCGCGGCACAGGCGTTGATGGCGCTCCAGAACGCAGCGTTCGACATGCGCAAATGGGCGTCGACGATGCCGCGCGAGCGGGCAATCGCGATGTACGCCTCGACGTTGATGTTCGGCCTGTTCGACGATCGGATGGCGAAGGCCTGA
- a CDS encoding acyl-CoA dehydrogenase family protein, producing the protein MDFTLSERETYFRDRVRDFIDQNIRPRQADYDQQAHEGERWKVIPVIEEMKEKAKAAGLWNFFMPPHSGQTHVDDSFVFEGTQLTNLEYALCAEEMGKVGWASECFNCSAPDTGNMEVFHRYGTRDQKEAYLGPLMRGEIRSAFLMTEPAVASSDATNIETSMVRDGDHYVINGTKWWSSGVGDPRCKIAIVMGKTSFEGSRHQQQSQILVPMDTPGVTIKRMLSVYGYDHAPHGHGEVVLENVRVPVENVLLGEGRGFEIAQGRLGPGRIHHCMRTIGVAETAIEAMARRLLERVAFGKRIADFSVWEERIATARIDIEMTRLLCLKAADMMDKAGNKSAQIEISMIKVAAPNMALRILDDAIQAHGGGGVSGDFRLAHDWAAMRTLRFADGPDEVHNRSIARNEFGKYGDFRKSGVSSGDVGVSR; encoded by the coding sequence ATGGATTTCACGCTGAGCGAACGAGAGACGTATTTCCGGGATCGGGTCCGGGATTTCATCGACCAGAATATCCGCCCGCGTCAGGCCGATTACGACCAGCAGGCGCATGAGGGCGAGCGCTGGAAGGTGATTCCGGTGATCGAGGAGATGAAGGAGAAGGCCAAGGCCGCCGGGCTCTGGAATTTCTTCATGCCGCCACATTCGGGCCAGACCCACGTCGACGATTCGTTCGTGTTCGAGGGCACGCAGCTCACCAATCTCGAATATGCGTTATGCGCGGAAGAGATGGGCAAGGTCGGCTGGGCGAGCGAGTGCTTCAACTGTTCGGCGCCCGATACCGGCAACATGGAGGTGTTCCACCGCTATGGCACGCGCGACCAGAAGGAGGCCTATCTCGGCCCGCTGATGCGCGGCGAGATCCGCTCGGCGTTCCTGATGACCGAGCCTGCGGTGGCGTCGTCGGATGCGACCAACATCGAGACGTCGATGGTGCGCGACGGCGATCACTACGTCATCAACGGGACTAAGTGGTGGTCGAGCGGCGTCGGCGATCCGCGTTGCAAGATCGCGATCGTGATGGGCAAGACGTCGTTCGAGGGATCGCGGCACCAGCAGCAGAGCCAGATCCTCGTGCCGATGGATACGCCCGGCGTGACGATCAAGCGCATGCTCTCCGTCTATGGCTATGACCACGCGCCGCATGGGCATGGCGAAGTCGTGCTGGAGAACGTCCGCGTGCCGGTCGAGAACGTGCTGCTCGGCGAGGGGCGCGGGTTCGAGATCGCGCAGGGGCGGCTTGGACCGGGGCGTATCCATCACTGCATGCGCACCATTGGCGTGGCCGAGACCGCGATCGAAGCGATGGCGCGGCGGCTGCTCGAACGCGTCGCGTTCGGCAAGAGGATCGCGGACTTCTCGGTGTGGGAAGAGCGCATTGCGACCGCGCGCATCGACATCGAGATGACGCGGCTGCTCTGCCTCAAGGCCGCCGACATGATGGACAAGGCGGGCAACAAGTCCGCGCAGATCGAGATCTCGATGATCAAGGTCGCGGCACCCAACATGGCGCTCCGCATCCTCGACGACGCGATCCAGGCGCATGGGGGCGGCGGTGTCTCGGGCGATTTCCGGTTGGCGCACGACTGGGCGGCGATGCGGACGCTGCGGTTCGCGGATGGCCCGGATGAAGTCCACAACCGCTCGATCGCGCGCAACGAGTTCGGGAAGTACGGGGACTTCCGCAAGAGTGGCGTGTCAAGTGGGGATGTCGGGGTGAGCCGGTAA
- a CDS encoding Zn-dependent alcohol dehydrogenase, giving the protein MKAAVLFEANTPLSIEDVTISKPTAHEVLIRTVAVGVCRSDLHFVDGAYPHAMPTIPGHEACGIVEAVGDEVRGVKVGDHVVTCLSAFCGQCEFCVTGRMSLCIDASVRRPKGAAPRLMLGDRPIAQMLNLSAYAEMMLVHEHACVAIDRDMPMDRAALLGCAITTGAGAVFNTTDVTPGETVCVVGCGGIGLAAVNAAKIAGAGKIIALDPVPEKRAMAEKLGATHSIDALSDTAADEVVAITKGGVHHAIEAVGRAQSAATAVKVLRRGGTATILGMMPLGEKVGLSAMDLLSGKRLQGGFMGSNRFPIDIPRLVDFYMRGLLDLDTIIADRMPLERINDAFDELRRGDTTRSVITFS; this is encoded by the coding sequence ATGAAAGCCGCAGTCCTTTTCGAAGCCAACACCCCGCTCAGCATCGAGGATGTCACCATCTCGAAGCCGACCGCGCACGAAGTGCTGATCCGTACGGTCGCGGTCGGCGTGTGCCGGTCCGACCTGCATTTCGTCGACGGCGCCTATCCACACGCGATGCCGACGATTCCAGGGCATGAGGCTTGCGGGATAGTCGAGGCGGTCGGCGATGAAGTGCGCGGCGTGAAGGTTGGTGACCATGTCGTCACGTGCCTGTCGGCATTCTGTGGCCAGTGCGAGTTCTGCGTCACCGGCCGGATGTCGCTGTGCATCGACGCCAGCGTTCGCCGTCCCAAGGGTGCGGCCCCCCGCCTCATGCTCGGCGACCGACCGATCGCGCAGATGCTCAACCTCAGCGCCTATGCCGAGATGATGCTGGTCCACGAACACGCGTGCGTCGCGATCGACCGCGACATGCCGATGGACCGTGCGGCGCTGCTCGGCTGCGCGATCACGACGGGGGCAGGGGCGGTGTTCAACACTACCGACGTGACTCCGGGCGAGACGGTATGCGTGGTCGGCTGCGGCGGCATCGGGCTCGCGGCCGTGAACGCGGCCAAGATCGCGGGCGCGGGGAAGATCATTGCGCTCGATCCGGTGCCTGAAAAGCGCGCGATGGCGGAGAAGCTCGGCGCGACGCACAGCATCGATGCGTTGTCCGACACCGCAGCGGACGAGGTCGTCGCGATCACGAAGGGCGGCGTGCACCACGCGATCGAAGCGGTCGGCCGCGCGCAATCCGCGGCCACCGCGGTCAAGGTCCTGCGTCGCGGGGGCACCGCCACGATCCTCGGCATGATGCCGCTCGGCGAGAAGGTTGGGCTGTCGGCGATGGACCTGCTGTCGGGCAAGCGCCTGCAGGGCGGCTTCATGGGCTCGAACCGCTTCCCGATCGACATCCCGCGGTTGGTCGATTTCTACATGCGCGGGCTGCTTGATCTCGACACCATCATCGCCGACCGGATGCCGCTGGAGCGCATCAACGACGCGTTCGACGAACTCCGCCGCGGCGACACGACCCGCAGCGTGATCACCTTCTCGTGA